A single genomic interval of Helicoverpa zea isolate HzStark_Cry1AcR chromosome 19, ilHelZeax1.1, whole genome shotgun sequence harbors:
- the LOC124639363 gene encoding luciferin 4-monooxygenase-like, with the protein MTLRRMVNDSVHWFVGELTSRIVAESGIPTDRYHLGKILLQSFKDAPDFVLQIDGATGESETYGSALERTVRCATCFKNLGLGHGDVVILMAPNHLDVAIPLYAALYLGIIVAAVDRTLTINELQQTFAFSKPKAIFCQSDRASDIQLTLNNLNLDAQIISFDKGDYLCSFKDFMANYGDDLPVDEFKCANFDPEESPAFLIATSGTTGLPKAAAVTHKNFAIITPYVWARYTKFPTPTRLALIGSPLQWLTALLNFIISPLLRFQRLQTSENMTQEHAYELINKYKPTYSIFSPTMMTTLIKPDDRDRCDFTCLELLMLGGSAVPQDLVDDLKMISPNTEVVNVYGMSELSGVAFHGDDPAPGSCGKPMGCFQYRIVNVETMEDVYEPNVPGELWIKGPTVFKEYYNNPEATEETFAEDRWFKTGDMFYRDENRNFFFVERIKLLLKYMSNQISPVEIEAVIRQHPGVLDVAVTGVPDAACGDLPVACVVPRPGAEPSADEIKDLVKNTLSDAKQLRGGVIFVDAIPMTASTKVHRRKLKQMALEMPRE; encoded by the exons ATGACTTTGCGTCGGATGGTCAATGACTCCGTTCATTGGTTCGTGGGAGAACTAACTTCAAGAATAGTAGCCGAGTCTGGGATACCGACGGACAGGTATCATCTTGGCAAGATATTACTGCAAAGCTTCAAGGATGCACCGGATTTCGTGTTGCAG ATCGACGGAGCTACAGGAGAATCGGAAACATACGGTTCAGCTCTTGAGAGGACCGTTCGATGTGCTACCTGTTTCAAGAACCTGGGTCTTGGGCATGGAGACGTGGTGATACTCATGGCACCCAATCATTTGGATGTAGCTATACCCTTGTATGCTGCTCTGTACCTTGGGATTATTGTCGCAGCTGTAGACAGGACTTTGACTATTa ATGAACTACAACAAACCTTCGCCTTCTCTAAACCGAAAGCTATATTCTGCCAAAGTGATAGAGCATCTGATATCCAACTTACTCTGAACAACCTGAACTTAGACGCTCAGATTATCAGCTTCGATAAAGGAGACTACCTCTGcagttttaaggattttatgGCCAATTATGGAGATGACTTGCCTGTGGATGAATTCAA ATGTGCGAACTTTGACCCTGAAGAATCACCAGCGTTCCTGATAGCTACCAGTGGAACAACTGGTCTGCCCAAAGCTGCTGCGGTCACCCACAAGAATTTTGCTATCATCACACCTTATGTCTG GGCCAGATACACGAAATTCCCAACACCGACTCGTCTGGCCCTGATAGGCTCACCACTGCAGTGGTTGACAGCGCTCCTGAACTTCATCATATCACCGTTGTTGAGGTTCCAAAGGCTGCAAACGTCAGAAAACATGACGCAAGAACATGCTTATGAGCTAATTAATAAATACAAG CCAACATATTCAATCTTCAGCCCCACAATGATGACGACTCTCATAAAGCCTGATGACCGAGATCGATGTGACTTCACATGCTTGGAACTCCTCATGTTAGGTGGAAGTGCTGTTCCTCAAGATCTTGTTGATGATCTGAAG aTGATATCACCAAATACAGAAGTCGTGAATGTATATGGCATGAGTGAGCTGAGTGGTGTCGCGTTTCATGGGGACGATCCCGCCCCAGGGTCCTGTGGGAAACCCATGGGATGCTTTCAATATCGG ATAGTAAACGTTGAAACAATGGAAGATGTTTATGAACCTAATGTGCCAGGCGAGTTGTGGATCAAAGGACCAACAGTTTTCAAG GAATACTATAACAACCCAGAGGCTACAGAAGAAACGTTTGCCGAAGACCGGTGGTTCAAAACCGGAGATATGTTCTACAGAGATGAGAACAGGAACTTCTTCTTCGTGGAAAGAATCAAGTTATTACTCAAGTACATGAGTAATCAG ATATCCCCAGTGGAAATCGAAGCAGTAATCCGGCAACACCCGGGCGTGTTAGACGTAGCTGTGACCGGAGTCCCGGATGCAGCGTGTGGTGACCTGCCCGTGGCTTGCGTTGTGCCACGCCCGGGAGCCGAACCTAGTGCTGATGAGATTAAGGATCTGGTTAAAA atacTCTATCAGACGCCAAACAGCTGAGAGGAGGCGTGATATTTGTGGACGCTATACCAATGACAGCATCCACCAAAGTGCACAGGAGGAAACTAAAACAAATGGCCCTAGAAATGCCAAGAGAATAG
- the LOC124639362 gene encoding uncharacterized protein LOC124639362 yields the protein MASWRASRILKLVSPDATFLNQDNVNELGVKIDNTIVQDQYSTANENTENVSPNKNIDVSSCDEILSDCDRDDQFANKIDARFISSRKTDNSSLAKHTSIIRTLKTNLVPDYDSDDSTTNDNSNLENIETYPEMNQSIQKALPKSSSSNSSSSSSSSSSSSSSSSSDSDSSTSSKRTNQHSEHYADGVRPQSASTSTLPANISPKYTDESDNTNLSDDDPTFNYELSTKHKKKNYFFDAATKTDSSDSDDSVSDSDRKKICKRGRKRSLNPAKWKQNKVKKLRNTGESYISTSKSQKVIPSRCLKVPCTDKCKLKCTSNISMDERYNIFKEFWDLGDLTRQRVFISSCMVDITPKYRYTNATNPRRPNKAYNFTVNNKTIRVCKTFFKSTLDITDRMIFTVQHKVSDAGFMLEDLRGKHHSHKTLNPEFLDDIRKHIQSIPKIESHYVRATSTREYIDGGKTIKDLYSDFVKQQEENNKETGNYIAYYKIFTLEFNLSFFQPKKDQCDLCESFKNSTDEKKKELEDKYNKHIEEKSLSRIEKQEDRKKVTKDNIVAIYDLEAVLQCPRGDTSAFYYKSKLNSYNLTLTELTPTDSKTAYDKVHCYFWTESEAKRGAIEIGTCVWQYLEGICEGNIEEKNVIFYSDNCCGQNKNKYIATLYLYAVNTLNIKCITHKFLITGHTQNEADSVHSLIEKEIKKNLKSGPIYSPDQYIALIKNAKKSKPPINVHELTFDSFVDTKLLQEEWGYNYNINTDGQPVTWNNIKVLMMKKEKPLSIYYKTSYKDDGYQEIEVRNKRKKMNLVTEISLKKAYTERQDISRNKKRDLRDLIAKGLIPPFYANFYNSIIN from the coding sequence atGGCATCTTGGAGAGCAAGTCGTATTCTCAAATTGGTATCACCTGATGCAACATTTCTTAATCAAGACAATGTAAATGAACTGGGGGTTAAAATCGACAATACTATTGTACAAGATCAATACAGTACAGCTAACGAAAACACAGAAAATGTCtctccaaataaaaatattgatgtaaGTAGCTGTGATGAGATCTTATCAGATTGTGATAGAGATGATCAATTTGCCAACAAAATTGATGCTCGATTTATTAGTTCCCGTAAAACAGATAATAGTAGTCTTGCTAAACACACATCAATAATTAGAACATTGAAAACAAACCTCGTACCAGATTATGACAGTGACGATTCAACCACAAATGATAATAGTAACTTAGAAAACATTGAAACTTATCCTGAAATGAATCAAAGCATTCAAAAAGCACTGCCGAAGTCTTCTTCTTCAAACTCGTCTTCATCGAGCTCTTCTTCCTCCTCCTCCTCTAGTAGTTCATCTTCGGATTCAGACAGTTCTACGTCTTCTAAACGAACTAATCAACATTCTGAACATTACGCCGATGGTGTAAGACCACAGAGCGCTTCAACTTCCACACTACCTGCTAATATTTCCCCAAAGTATACTGATGAAAGTGACAACACAAACTTAAGTGATGATGACCCTACATTTAATTATGAACTGTCTACCaaacacaaaaagaaaaactattttttcgATGCTGCCACCAAAACAGACTCATCTGACAGTGACGATAGTGTTTCAGATTCTGatagaaagaagatttgtaaaAGAGGCCGCAAGCGATCTCTAAATCCGGCAAAGtggaaacaaaataaagttaaaaagttaCGGAACACTGGTGAATCGTATATATCCACATCAAAATCTCAGAAAGTTATTCCCAGCCGCTGTCTTAAAGTGCCTTGCACagataaatgtaaattaaaatgcacAAGTAATATATCAATGGATGAAAGGTATAATATATTCAAAGAATTTTGGGATTTAGGAGACCTGACAAGACAAAGAGTTTTTATAAGCAGTTGCATGGTAGACATAACTccaaaatataggtacacaaATGCTACAAATCCCAGACGCCCAAATAAAGCCTATAATTTTACTGTTAATAATAAGACAATAAGGGTATGTAAGACATTTTTTAAATCTACATTGGATATTACGGACAGAATGATATTCACCGTACAGCATAAAGTAAGTGACGCTGGATTTATGCTTGAAGATTTGAGAGGGAAACACCATAGCCACAAAACTCTTAATCCTGAATTTCTTGACGACATACGGAAGCATATTCAATCCATTCCAAAAATAGAGTCACATTATGTAAGAGCTACTTCTACCAGAGAATACATTGACGGCGGAAAAACTATAAAGGATTTATATTCAGATTTTGTTAAACAACAAGAAGAAAACAATAAAGAGACAGGAAATTACATAGCATActataaaatattcacattagaatttaatttaagtttttttcagCCAAAAAAAGATCAGTGTGACTTATGTGAATCATTTAAAAACAGTACTGATGAAAAAAAGAAAGAGCTGgaagataaatataataaacacataGAAGAAAAGTCATTAAGCAGAATAGAAAAACAAGAAGATCGTAAAAAAGTTACCAAAGATAATATTGTCGCAATTTATGATTTAGAAGCAGTGCTCCAATGTCCAAGAGGTGATACCTCGGCATTCTACTATAAATCTAAACTTAACAGTTACAATTTAACATTAACGGAATTGACACCAACGGATTCAAAAACGGCATATGATAAAGtacattgttatttttggacAGAATCAGAAGCCAAACGTGGGGCAATAGAAATAGGAACTTGTGTATGGCAGTATCTTGAAGGGATATGTGAAGGAAATATAGAAGAGAAAAacgttatattttattctgataacTGTTGCggacagaataaaaataaatatatcgcaACATTGTATTTGTATGCTGTGAACACGttgaatataaaatgtataacacaCAAGTTTTTAATCACagggcatactcaaaatgaagCGGACAGCGTACACAGTTTAATAGAGAAGGAGATAAAGAAAAATCTTAAATCAGGGCCCATTTACAGCCCTGATCAGTACAtagctttaataaaaaatgcgaaGAAAAGTAAACCACCTATAAATGTACACGAACTAACCTTTGATTCCTTCGTTGATACTAAACTATTGCAGGAAGAATGGGGATACAATTATAACATAAACACGGACGGACAACCAGTTACTTGGAATAATATAAAAGTGTTGATGATGAAGAAAGAGAAaccattaagtatttattacaaaacttcATACAAGGACGATGGTTACCAGGAAATTGAAGTAAGAAATAAAAGGAAGAAGATGAACCTGGTAACAGAAATTTCACTAAAAAAAGCTTACACAGAAAGGCAGGATATAAGTCGTAATAAAAAGAGGGATTTAAGAGATCTTATCGCAAAAGGACTTATCCCTCCTTTTTACGCAAATTTTTATAATTCCATAATTAATTAG